The following are encoded in a window of Iodobacter fluviatilis genomic DNA:
- a CDS encoding EAL domain-containing protein, which yields MPPLVAVKHRDGVINVPQGTLNDWPMAQFASTKDRGIVVKALGLELTSAFLAVFDAHSRQIIGEEALLRASIRRKALSAADVFRSAQGGDCLVEFDRLCRSLHLMNHLAGSNTQRTLFLNVYPELLMSSGTQHIEAFERILRDQGLSPADIVLEIFESTIPPGQTTQLAQAIKNYRARGYKIAIDDYGFLNSNLSRLLTLSPEIVKLDRVVMDTVSKEAAPKAQQLLCQFVERLHGMGSKVVIEGINNAEQLTLAQDSGADMLQGYFLSEPRYLNNENFVNVVTAQT from the coding sequence ATGCCTCCTTTAGTTGCAGTAAAACACCGTGATGGCGTAATCAATGTTCCTCAAGGCACATTAAATGACTGGCCGATGGCGCAATTTGCCAGCACAAAAGACCGGGGTATCGTTGTAAAAGCCTTGGGTCTGGAACTAACCAGCGCTTTTCTGGCGGTGTTTGATGCTCACTCCCGGCAAATTATTGGTGAAGAGGCATTATTGCGGGCCAGTATTCGCCGTAAAGCGCTGTCTGCCGCAGATGTATTTAGAAGCGCACAGGGAGGCGATTGCCTGGTTGAATTTGACCGGCTCTGCCGCAGCCTGCACTTAATGAACCACCTAGCAGGCAGCAATACGCAGCGCACGCTGTTTTTAAATGTTTACCCAGAGCTGCTGATGTCTTCCGGCACGCAGCATATCGAGGCGTTTGAGCGCATCCTGCGCGATCAGGGCTTAAGCCCCGCCGATATTGTGCTGGAGATATTTGAATCAACGATTCCGCCAGGGCAAACCACCCAGCTGGCGCAGGCGATTAAAAACTATCGTGCGCGCGGTTATAAAATTGCGATCGATGACTATGGCTTTTTAAACAGTAATTTAAGCCGCCTGCTGACGCTTAGCCCGGAAATCGTAAAACTTGATCGCGTAGTGATGGATACCGTCAGTAAAGAAGCCGCTCCCAAAGCACAACAATTGCTATGCCAGTTTGTGGAACGCTTGCACGGCATGGGCAGCAAGGTTGTTATCGAAGGGATTAATAATGCTGAGCAACTGACACTGGCGCAAGATAGCGGAGCCGATATGCTGCAAGGCTATTTTTTAAGCGAGCCTCGTTATTTAAATAATGAAAACTTTGTAAATGTTGTGACTGCTCAAACCTAA
- a CDS encoding sulfate ABC transporter substrate-binding protein has protein sequence MRLKSLLVAIALSTTLPAFADSTLLNVSYDVMRDFYKDYNPAFAKYWKAKSGEDITLQMSHGGSSKQARSVIDGLQADVVTMNQHNDIDAIADKAKLLPSDWAKRLPNDAAPFTSLQVLIVRKGNPKGIKDWNDLTKPGVGVIVPNPKTSGNGRYTYLAAWGYAAKLPGGNEAKAREFVASVFKNIPVLDAGGRAATTTFMQRQIGDVLVTFENEAEMIAKEFGRGNFEVVYPSISIEAEPPVAIVDKVVDKKGTRKQAEEYLKYLWSPAGQEIAAQNYLRPRDKTIAAKYAKQFPAIKLFAIEDFGGWQKAQKTHFEDGAIYDQIAASIAKR, from the coding sequence ATGCGTCTTAAGTCTCTGCTCGTTGCCATCGCCCTCAGCACCACCCTGCCTGCTTTTGCCGACAGCACCCTGCTGAATGTGTCTTACGATGTGATGCGTGATTTCTATAAAGATTACAACCCGGCCTTTGCCAAATACTGGAAAGCAAAATCAGGCGAAGACATCACCCTGCAAATGTCACACGGCGGCTCCAGCAAGCAGGCGCGCTCGGTGATCGATGGCTTACAGGCTGATGTGGTGACGATGAATCAGCATAACGATATCGACGCCATCGCCGACAAAGCTAAATTACTCCCCTCTGACTGGGCCAAACGCCTGCCCAATGACGCAGCGCCCTTTACCAGCTTGCAAGTGCTGATCGTACGTAAGGGCAACCCGAAAGGGATTAAAGACTGGAATGATTTAACAAAACCCGGCGTTGGCGTGATCGTGCCCAACCCAAAAACATCGGGTAATGGCCGCTACACCTATCTGGCGGCTTGGGGCTATGCCGCAAAACTACCTGGTGGCAACGAGGCAAAAGCGCGTGAATTTGTTGCCAGCGTATTCAAAAACATCCCCGTACTGGATGCCGGTGGCCGCGCCGCCACCACCACCTTTATGCAGCGCCAGATTGGCGATGTTTTGGTGACCTTTGAAAACGAAGCGGAAATGATCGCCAAAGAATTTGGCCGTGGCAATTTTGAAGTGGTTTACCCCAGCATCTCCATCGAAGCAGAGCCTCCTGTGGCCATCGTCGATAAAGTCGTCGATAAAAAAGGCACGCGCAAGCAGGCCGAAGAATATCTGAAATACCTGTGGAGCCCAGCCGGCCAGGAAATTGCCGCGCAAAACTATCTGCGTCCAAGAGACAAAACGATTGCCGCCAAATACGCCAAGCAATTCCCGGCCATTAAATTATTCGCCATCGAAGACTTCGGCGGCTGGCAAAAAGCCCAGAAAACCCACTTTGAAGACGGTGCAATTTACGACCAGATCGCAGCAAGCATTGCTAAGCGCTGA
- a CDS encoding sulfate ABC transporter substrate-binding protein yields the protein MKIIASLIISLATSSVFAASLELLNVSYDPTRELYQDYNKAFASYWKKKTGDDVTVRQSHGGSGKQARSVLDGLQADVVTLALAYDIDELATPGKLLDANWQKKLPDNASPYTSTIVFLVKKGNPKAIKDWADLIKADVKVITPNPKTSGGARWNYLAAWGWAKKSYGSEDKARDYVQKLFKNVPVLDTGARGATTTFTQRGIGDVLIAWENEAELVVKEVGKDKFEIVAPSYSIKAEPPVAVVDKVVDKKGTRKVAEEYLKYLYSKEGQEIIAQNYYRPIDPATAAKYAHQFPKVTQFDIDDVFGGWTKAQKTHFSDGGTFDQIYQPSK from the coding sequence ATGAAAATCATCGCCAGCTTAATTATCAGCCTTGCCACCAGCAGCGTTTTTGCCGCATCGCTTGAGCTTCTAAATGTTTCTTACGATCCTACACGCGAGCTCTATCAGGATTACAACAAGGCCTTTGCCAGCTACTGGAAGAAAAAAACTGGCGATGATGTCACTGTGCGGCAATCGCACGGTGGCTCGGGCAAGCAGGCCCGCTCAGTGCTGGATGGCTTGCAAGCCGATGTGGTGACACTGGCTCTCGCTTACGATATTGACGAGCTGGCCACCCCGGGCAAATTACTTGACGCCAACTGGCAAAAAAAACTGCCGGACAACGCCTCACCCTATACCTCGACCATTGTGTTCCTCGTTAAAAAAGGCAATCCCAAGGCCATTAAAGACTGGGCAGATCTGATCAAAGCCGATGTAAAAGTCATCACGCCTAACCCTAAAACCAGCGGCGGCGCGCGCTGGAATTACCTAGCGGCATGGGGCTGGGCTAAGAAAAGCTATGGCTCTGAAGATAAAGCGCGCGATTATGTACAAAAACTCTTCAAGAATGTGCCTGTACTGGATACCGGCGCACGCGGCGCCACCACCACCTTTACCCAGCGCGGCATTGGCGATGTGCTGATTGCATGGGAAAACGAAGCCGAATTAGTGGTTAAAGAAGTGGGCAAAGATAAATTTGAAATCGTCGCCCCAAGCTACTCAATCAAGGCCGAGCCACCTGTGGCGGTGGTCGATAAAGTAGTCGACAAAAAAGGCACGCGCAAAGTGGCTGAGGAATATCTGAAATATCTGTATTCCAAAGAGGGGCAGGAAATCATCGCGCAAAACTACTATCGCCCGATCGACCCGGCAACCGCGGCCAAATACGCCCATCAATTCCCGAAAGTCACGCAGTTTGATATCGACGATGTATTTGGCGGCTGGACCAAAGCCCAAAAAACCCACTTTAGCGACGGCGGTACGTTTGACCAGATTTATCAGCCGAGTAAGTAA
- a CDS encoding EAL domain-containing protein — protein sequence MPVPVHHASGTLHVPEDTLADWPSAQFACTQERGIVVKALGLELTSVFQPIFAADAETIIGEEGLLRASIRRKAISPADVFKSAARGECLVAFDRLCRSLHLMNHLAGPQKDKTLFLNVHPELLIAVEKQHGEAFERILQDQGLKPTDVVLEILESAIPDAQETDLTHAVQNYRQRGYRIAIDDYGQKNANLCRLLSLSPDIVKLDKVLIHATDNNSKAQRLLGQLVEMLHGLDSQVVIEGIESAEQLAIAKESGADFFQGYFLAEPRYLNKHI from the coding sequence ATGCCCGTCCCAGTCCATCATGCCAGCGGCACTTTGCATGTGCCGGAAGATACCCTTGCCGATTGGCCCAGTGCCCAGTTTGCCTGCACTCAGGAACGCGGCATCGTGGTGAAGGCGCTGGGGCTGGAGCTCACCAGCGTATTTCAGCCCATTTTTGCAGCAGACGCTGAAACCATCATCGGCGAAGAAGGCCTGCTGCGCGCCAGCATTCGCCGCAAAGCCATTTCGCCTGCCGATGTATTTAAAAGCGCCGCCCGTGGCGAATGCTTAGTCGCCTTTGATCGCCTGTGCCGCAGCCTGCATTTAATGAACCATCTTGCTGGCCCGCAAAAAGATAAAACGCTGTTTCTTAATGTTCACCCTGAGCTGCTGATTGCCGTTGAAAAACAGCACGGTGAAGCGTTTGAGCGCATTTTGCAGGATCAGGGCTTAAAACCCACCGATGTGGTTTTGGAGATCCTTGAATCAGCCATTCCTGACGCGCAAGAAACCGACCTAACCCACGCGGTACAAAATTACCGCCAGCGTGGCTACCGGATTGCGATTGATGATTACGGCCAGAAAAATGCCAATCTCTGCCGCCTGCTGTCTTTATCGCCAGACATTGTAAAACTGGACAAAGTCTTAATTCACGCCACAGATAACAATAGTAAGGCGCAGCGATTGCTCGGCCAGCTAGTTGAAATGCTACACGGGCTGGATAGTCAGGTTGTGATCGAGGGCATAGAAAGCGCTGAGCAGCTGGCCATCGCTAAAGAAAGCGGTGCGGATTTCTTTCAAGGCTATTTTCTGGCAGAACCCAGATATTTAAACAAACACATTTAG
- a CDS encoding DMT family transporter, whose amino-acid sequence MQKNKYATGIMCCLGATLSWGAMFPVMNDALKYMDPFTFTALRYSIAAIAFIALLVFREGKQSLSLKGERWGLAWLFGSAGFAGFGFLVFLGQQLAGEGGALTASIMMATMPMLGLFVIWGLRKVRPPLFSFGFIAMSFIGVLLVITKGDIHSVLAAPSSYKANVPLILGALCWVFYTVGASYFPKWSPYRYTALTTILGLTTVFAVDIVLMSLGMIPTPTLAATFKVAPHLIYMALIAGFVGVLCWNIGNKIITPVNGVLFMDVVPITAFTISTISGVIPDSMQVAGACITAVALLLNNLYQRRMLKKQAAATPFTPQAGLAAQAAR is encoded by the coding sequence ATGCAAAAGAATAAATACGCAACAGGAATTATGTGCTGCTTGGGTGCAACCCTTTCGTGGGGGGCCATGTTTCCGGTGATGAACGATGCGTTAAAATATATGGATCCATTTACCTTTACAGCATTACGCTATTCAATTGCCGCAATTGCCTTTATTGCCTTGCTTGTTTTTCGTGAAGGGAAACAATCATTGTCTTTAAAGGGAGAGCGCTGGGGCCTAGCCTGGCTTTTTGGCTCAGCCGGTTTTGCAGGTTTTGGATTTTTAGTCTTTCTGGGGCAGCAGCTGGCAGGTGAAGGCGGTGCACTTACCGCCTCGATTATGATGGCGACCATGCCCATGCTTGGCTTATTTGTAATCTGGGGCTTGCGTAAAGTTCGCCCGCCATTGTTTTCATTTGGCTTTATTGCGATGTCATTTATCGGCGTACTGCTGGTCATTACCAAGGGTGATATTCATTCGGTATTAGCCGCACCATCCAGCTATAAAGCCAATGTGCCTTTGATCTTGGGTGCTTTGTGCTGGGTCTTTTACACCGTTGGCGCTTCTTATTTTCCAAAATGGAGCCCTTATCGTTACACCGCACTCACAACCATTCTTGGCCTGACTACTGTTTTTGCTGTGGATATTGTTCTGATGTCGCTGGGTATGATTCCAACTCCAACCCTTGCCGCAACTTTTAAAGTTGCTCCTCATCTGATCTATATGGCTTTGATTGCTGGTTTTGTGGGCGTGCTGTGCTGGAATATCGGCAACAAGATTATTACCCCGGTAAACGGCGTACTGTTTATGGATGTAGTGCCTATCACCGCGTTTACGATCTCTACCATCAGCGGTGTCATTCCTGATTCAATGCAAGTAGCTGGCGCATGCATCACCGCAGTTGCCTTACTCCTGAATAATTTGTATCAGCGCCGGATGTTAAAAAAACAAGCTGCTGCTACCCCATTTACCCCGCAGGCTGGCCTTGCTGCACAAGCTGCACGATAG
- the gltX gene encoding glutamate--tRNA ligase — protein MTVRTRFAPSPTGLLHIGGVRTALFSWAHARKNGGAFVLRIEDTDLERSTPESVKAIMDGMHWVGIDYDEGPFYQMQRMDRYREAVKQLLASGHAYPCYMSKEELDAMRAEQEALGLKAKYDRRWRPEEGKVLPEPPAGVQPVLRFRTPLDGVVAWDDLVKGRIEIGNIELDDLIIARPDGTPTYNFCVVVDDWDMGITQVIRGDDHVNNTPRQIHIFNALGAVVPQFAHLPMIHNDQGQKLSKRRDAVSVVDYDRAGYLPEALLNYLARLGWGHGDDECFTMAQFVEWFDLKDVSASPSRFDKEKLLWLNAQHIKAADTPRLADLAKRFLDEKGLDLSHGPALADVVALLKERVQTIVELAAEAEYFYQPLTPSDEIVAKHLTSDDLARLSAFASEAAALEAWDTAGISAFIKEFCKSQGVKMGQVGMPLRAKVCGTTHTPSVDAVLALLGKAEVLKRLA, from the coding sequence ATGACTGTACGTACTCGTTTTGCCCCTAGTCCTACGGGCTTATTACATATTGGCGGTGTACGCACCGCGCTGTTTTCATGGGCGCATGCTCGCAAAAATGGCGGCGCATTTGTGCTGCGTATCGAAGACACCGATTTAGAGCGTTCCACACCCGAATCTGTGAAAGCCATCATGGATGGCATGCATTGGGTGGGTATCGACTACGATGAAGGCCCGTTTTACCAAATGCAGCGCATGGATCGCTACCGCGAAGCCGTGAAGCAACTCTTAGCCAGTGGCCACGCCTACCCTTGTTATATGTCCAAAGAAGAGCTCGATGCCATGCGCGCAGAGCAAGAAGCTTTGGGCTTAAAAGCCAAGTACGATCGCCGCTGGCGGCCGGAAGAAGGCAAGGTACTGCCAGAGCCGCCTGCCGGTGTGCAGCCCGTACTGCGCTTCAGAACGCCACTGGATGGCGTAGTAGCATGGGATGATCTGGTGAAAGGCCGGATTGAAATTGGCAATATCGAGCTAGACGATCTGATCATCGCCCGCCCCGATGGTACGCCGACCTATAACTTCTGCGTGGTGGTGGATGACTGGGATATGGGCATCACCCAAGTGATTCGCGGTGATGATCATGTGAATAACACGCCCCGCCAGATTCATATTTTTAACGCGCTGGGCGCAGTCGTACCGCAATTCGCCCATCTGCCGATGATTCATAATGATCAGGGCCAGAAATTATCCAAGCGCCGCGATGCCGTTAGTGTGGTGGATTACGACCGGGCCGGTTATCTGCCGGAAGCCCTGCTCAACTACCTAGCGCGTTTAGGCTGGGGCCACGGTGACGACGAATGCTTCACCATGGCGCAATTTGTAGAATGGTTTGATCTGAAAGACGTATCGGCCAGCCCAAGCCGCTTTGATAAAGAAAAGCTGCTGTGGCTGAATGCACAGCATATCAAGGCCGCCGATACTCCCCGCTTGGCCGATCTGGCTAAGCGCTTCTTGGATGAAAAAGGGCTTGATCTAAGCCATGGCCCTGCCTTGGCGGATGTGGTGGCCCTCTTAAAAGAGCGCGTACAAACCATTGTTGAGCTGGCTGCCGAAGCAGAATACTTTTACCAGCCGCTGACGCCTTCTGATGAGATTGTGGCCAAGCATTTAACGAGCGACGATCTGGCCCGCCTGAGCGCCTTTGCCAGCGAAGCTGCAGCACTGGAAGCATGGGATACCGCGGGCATCTCGGCCTTTATTAAAGAATTTTGCAAATCGCAGGGCGTAAAGATGGGGCAGGTGGGCATGCCGCTGCGCGCCAAAGTCTGCGGCACCACGCATACGCCCTCGGTGGATGCGGTGCTGGCTTTGCTGGGGAAGGCTGAAGTATTAAAACGCCTAGCTTAA
- a CDS encoding TenA family transcriptional regulator — protein MNLPQDLKNFVENSIDELNLREHPYFSHLLSGQYSKEQFIQSQNQFSYLVKHFSRSMASVIANIPSDLTRTAIVGNLWEEHGHGDPAKVHGKAILTLIDRLGGDSNQLNEKYASESIRIFNIALRGISVFEDYRISTAVFGAIERVFVNISSLICEGIIEQGWLTEDRVIHYALHKEIDTKHAEEFLEVVVDDWNHDEESKELVKVGIRLGLRLFTNVYSDFARELN, from the coding sequence ATGAATCTGCCACAAGATCTGAAAAACTTTGTCGAAAACTCTATTGATGAATTAAACCTGAGAGAGCACCCTTACTTTAGTCATTTACTAAGTGGCCAATACTCTAAAGAGCAATTTATTCAATCACAAAATCAATTTTCTTATTTGGTTAAACACTTTTCGCGTTCTATGGCATCGGTTATTGCCAATATCCCAAGCGATTTAACGCGCACAGCAATTGTGGGTAATCTGTGGGAAGAACATGGCCATGGTGACCCGGCCAAAGTGCACGGCAAAGCGATTCTTACCCTGATTGACCGCTTAGGCGGAGATTCAAATCAATTAAATGAAAAGTACGCATCAGAATCCATCCGAATTTTCAATATTGCCTTACGCGGTATTTCTGTTTTTGAAGACTACAGAATTTCCACCGCCGTATTTGGTGCAATTGAAAGAGTATTCGTTAATATCTCTTCATTAATTTGTGAAGGAATTATTGAGCAGGGCTGGCTAACAGAAGACCGCGTGATTCACTATGCCTTGCATAAAGAAATTGATACCAAACATGCCGAAGAGTTTTTAGAAGTCGTCGTTGACGACTGGAATCATGATGAAGAAAGTAAAGAATTAGTGAAAGTAGGAATACGCTTGGGTCTGCGCTTATTCACCAATGTATACAGCGATTTTGCCCGCGAATTAAATTAA
- a CDS encoding aminotransferase class I/II-fold pyridoxal phosphate-dependent enzyme, whose translation MFADKYKTPIADALLALREKTKHSFHALPVFNGNSIVNSELNEKYKSIYGDRFLGCELTTTGKLFDSFFFSSSVIRESEDMAARLFGADGTLYVTTGTTTSNQIAATALYQHQGPVLIDKSCHQSIHFIFDTLGAPLDYVRSEFHCEKSERSAWNIDSLLQSVASMEQSGRSYEVIVLTAQSYEGVIYNVPKILSLLLKSGIRTRKFLIDEAWGAANYFNPDLKEITAMNIGHLMNEYPDLEVICTQSSHKSLSTLRQASMIHFRGPEALRERLNIAKFRIHSTSPSYPILGSLDMARAQMEGEGEQCVANALQLAEYFKEQLKNNIEWSCYHLCSMPDMGDMNAFVKQDPCKVSIDINGLGMPAAEVQAYLFNEHGVYVNRITKNSILLNFHIGIQPPAVSAILAGLAALQRQQVSQSVQKIISDRFIIPYPPGVPLVVPGEQMTDEIFKKMEEIKKTGIAILTI comes from the coding sequence ATGTTTGCTGATAAATACAAGACACCGATTGCTGATGCTTTGCTCGCTTTAAGAGAGAAAACAAAGCACTCATTTCATGCACTGCCCGTTTTTAATGGTAATTCGATTGTTAATAGCGAATTAAACGAAAAATATAAATCTATTTATGGCGATCGCTTCCTAGGATGCGAGCTAACAACAACAGGAAAACTATTTGATAGTTTTTTCTTCTCCAGCTCTGTGATCAGAGAGTCAGAAGATATGGCCGCCCGCTTGTTTGGTGCTGATGGCACGCTGTATGTCACAACGGGTACAACCACAAGTAATCAAATTGCAGCCACGGCTTTATATCAGCATCAGGGGCCTGTGCTGATTGATAAGAGCTGCCATCAGTCTATTCACTTTATTTTCGATACGCTGGGCGCGCCTCTTGATTACGTCAGATCAGAGTTTCATTGCGAAAAAAGTGAGCGCAGCGCATGGAATATCGATTCACTCTTGCAATCAGTTGCAAGCATGGAGCAATCAGGGCGCAGCTATGAAGTGATTGTTTTAACTGCTCAGTCCTACGAGGGCGTTATTTACAATGTGCCAAAAATTCTGAGTTTATTGCTTAAATCAGGCATTCGTACCCGCAAGTTCTTGATTGATGAGGCATGGGGTGCTGCTAATTATTTTAATCCTGACTTAAAAGAAATTACGGCCATGAATATCGGCCATTTAATGAATGAATATCCTGATTTAGAAGTGATTTGCACTCAGTCATCACATAAATCGCTGAGCACTTTGCGCCAGGCTTCGATGATTCATTTCCGGGGGCCGGAAGCATTGCGAGAGCGATTAAATATTGCCAAATTCCGCATTCATAGCACCTCGCCCAGCTACCCTATTTTAGGCTCGCTTGATATGGCACGCGCACAGATGGAAGGGGAAGGTGAGCAATGCGTGGCCAATGCCTTGCAATTAGCTGAGTACTTTAAAGAGCAGCTGAAAAATAATATTGAATGGTCTTGCTACCATTTGTGCTCCATGCCGGATATGGGCGATATGAATGCGTTTGTTAAACAAGATCCTTGCAAAGTATCTATTGATATTAATGGCCTTGGCATGCCTGCAGCAGAAGTTCAGGCCTATCTGTTTAATGAACATGGTGTTTATGTAAACAGAATTACCAAGAATTCTATTTTACTTAACTTTCATATTGGGATTCAGCCACCTGCTGTTTCAGCGATTCTGGCCGGGCTGGCTGCTTTACAGCGTCAACAGGTTTCTCAATCTGTGCAGAAAATAATCTCCGACCGTTTCATTATTCCATATCCACCTGGCGTGCCATTGGTTGTTCCTGGCGAGCAAATGACAGATGAAATATTTAAAAAGATGGAAGAAATAAAAAAAACAGGCATTGCCATTCTGACTATTTAA
- a CDS encoding LysR family transcriptional regulator, which translates to MDLTQLKTFVTVAEEASLTRASEVLFLSQPAVSAQIKALEAELGVTLFQRTARGMTLTMAGNVLKQDAMRALDAAKHVFSRALSFRDGLSGECNIGTISEPVMLRLSELLSSLMDLHPGLSLRLSQSISGTVIDQLLEGKLHGGYVIGHIDDARIASIPVRPITLRIVAPFNWLDKISGAKWEDIARLPWISMPKKCSFHQITANMFARHGLSPSSVVAVDQETTLRKLVASGIGLALMREDVALDAEAKQELVIWPQGTETSQLHFIYLRSEAQSPIVQALSQSVQTVWQLAEQHADSTLSLKAS; encoded by the coding sequence ATGGACCTTACCCAGTTAAAAACATTTGTTACCGTTGCTGAAGAAGCAAGCCTTACACGTGCCTCTGAAGTTTTGTTTTTAAGTCAGCCAGCCGTGAGTGCTCAGATCAAAGCATTAGAGGCCGAACTAGGCGTTACCCTTTTTCAGAGAACTGCGCGTGGTATGACGCTCACCATGGCGGGGAATGTTTTAAAACAAGACGCCATGCGTGCACTTGATGCCGCCAAACATGTCTTTTCCCGCGCACTTTCTTTTCGCGATGGTTTAAGCGGCGAATGCAATATAGGCACCATTTCTGAGCCTGTAATGCTGCGTTTAAGTGAGCTACTCTCATCGCTGATGGATTTACACCCGGGCTTATCACTCCGGCTTTCACAAAGTATTTCCGGCACGGTCATTGATCAGCTGTTAGAAGGCAAATTACATGGCGGCTATGTAATTGGCCATATTGATGATGCCCGCATTGCCTCCATTCCTGTACGCCCTATTACCTTACGTATTGTCGCCCCCTTTAACTGGCTGGATAAAATAAGTGGCGCAAAATGGGAAGACATTGCTAGGCTGCCCTGGATTTCCATGCCCAAAAAATGCTCATTCCACCAAATCACCGCCAATATGTTTGCAAGGCATGGTTTATCTCCCAGCAGCGTCGTCGCGGTGGATCAGGAAACAACCCTGCGTAAATTAGTGGCATCAGGAATAGGCCTAGCACTGATGCGGGAAGATGTGGCGCTTGATGCAGAAGCCAAGCAGGAATTAGTCATCTGGCCTCAGGGCACTGAAACCAGCCAGTTGCATTTTATTTATCTGCGCTCCGAAGCCCAATCCCCCATCGTGCAGGCACTCAGCCAGAGCGTACAAACAGTTTGGCAATTAGCAGAACAGCATGCTGATTCAACGCTTAGCTTAAAAGCATCATAA
- a CDS encoding class I adenylate-forming enzyme family protein, translating to MLTLNKINEIAEQQGDQVSIVHYDEQMTWNQLKSQTERRVAYLIKRYGGNMPKQACYICNNRIDLFPWLAAFATLSIPVVGIDYTLPLATIQEMARKIGVDIILLSSVQLNLHGEMPVMGESHEMGSVLFDLDSPSMAILDSIGENQHQLGCVIPPSDRAFRAIGFTSGTSGLPKAVLRSKSFDQRRFQYFSERYGFNRSDRFMVSMPMYHAAGNGWARLFMSLGATLYLVDSSDTEMMALYLDRYNITATVFSPVLLASVISYRQKNQLAKPDALKWVLVGGRNFTEVEKKRALDNLGPVIYEYYGTTESGVNAIAEPEDLLRHPQSVGRAYDGNHIVIFSNEGDVLPAGQTGTVGIASYMTMDDYVEGGGQFIILNDGLRYFISPDQGYLDDFGRLFLLNRSGGGRQVAHLYQLENAIRELPCIDDVAMMMVDDSSGDKVQCIYSLKNKSSNSQRLLEKIKQVANDASVLLGPCKQIPHIPYTPSGKVRVSDLQKLIANS from the coding sequence ATGTTAACGCTTAATAAAATTAATGAAATTGCAGAACAGCAGGGCGATCAGGTATCCATTGTGCATTATGATGAGCAGATGACTTGGAACCAGCTAAAGAGCCAGACAGAGCGCCGGGTTGCCTATCTAATTAAGCGCTATGGCGGGAATATGCCAAAGCAGGCATGCTATATATGTAATAACCGGATTGATTTATTTCCGTGGTTAGCCGCATTTGCAACATTATCTATTCCTGTAGTGGGGATTGATTACACCTTGCCATTAGCAACCATTCAGGAAATGGCCAGAAAAATTGGTGTTGATATTATATTGCTGTCATCCGTTCAGCTAAATTTGCATGGTGAAATGCCCGTAATGGGGGAGAGCCATGAAATGGGCAGCGTATTATTTGATTTAGATTCACCAAGTATGGCTATTCTTGATTCTATTGGTGAAAATCAGCATCAATTGGGTTGTGTGATTCCTCCTTCTGACCGGGCTTTTCGGGCGATTGGTTTTACCTCGGGTACATCTGGGCTGCCTAAAGCGGTATTACGCAGCAAATCTTTTGATCAGCGGCGTTTTCAATATTTCTCTGAGCGTTACGGCTTTAACCGCAGTGATCGTTTTATGGTCAGTATGCCGATGTACCATGCGGCCGGAAATGGCTGGGCCCGATTGTTTATGTCCTTAGGGGCTACGCTCTATTTAGTTGACAGCAGTGATACAGAAATGATGGCTTTATATCTGGATCGCTACAATATTACGGCAACCGTATTTAGCCCTGTTTTATTAGCAAGTGTAATCAGCTACAGACAAAAAAATCAGCTGGCTAAACCTGATGCGCTTAAATGGGTTTTGGTAGGCGGGCGTAATTTTACTGAGGTAGAGAAAAAGCGGGCGCTTGATAATTTAGGCCCAGTTATTTATGAGTATTATGGCACAACAGAATCAGGGGTTAATGCAATTGCAGAGCCTGAAGATCTTTTAAGGCATCCTCAAAGCGTTGGCCGTGCATATGATGGTAATCATATCGTTATTTTTTCAAATGAAGGTGATGTATTGCCTGCGGGGCAAACAGGCACAGTGGGAATTGCCAGTTATATGACTATGGATGATTATGTTGAGGGAGGCGGGCAATTCATTATTTTAAATGACGGGCTCCGGTATTTTATTAGCCCTGATCAGGGATATCTGGATGATTTTGGCCGCTTGTTTTTATTGAACCGCTCGGGCGGGGGCCGGCAAGTGGCGCATTTATATCAATTAGAAAATGCTATCCGAGAATTACCCTGCATTGATGATGTAGCCATGATGATGGTTGATGATTCATCCGGCGATAAAGTGCAATGTATTTACAGCCTGAAAAATAAAAGCAGCAATTCGCAGCGTTTACTGGAAAAAATTAAGCAAGTGGCCAACGATGCTTCTGTTTTGCTGGGGCCGTGCAAACAGATTCCGCATATTCCCTATACACCTAGCGGGAAAGTGCGAGTGAGTGATTTACAGAAGCTGATTGCAAATAGTTAA